Genomic DNA from Sphingobium sp. WTD-1:
CTGAAGGGCAGCACGCACAGCGTCCGGTCCTCCGGCGTCAACCCCAGATAATGGGCCACCGACACCGCGCCGAGCCAGAGATTGGCGTGGCTGAGCATCACCCCCTTGGGCCGGCCGGTCGATCCGCTGGTATAGAGGATGGCGGCCAGAGCATCGGGCGCGGCATCGGACGGCGGCAATGCCGCCCCGCCGCTCATCCCCGCCGCCGCATCATCCTCGCGATGGAGATGACAGCCGGCTGGGACATCGCCGGGTGCCAGCGTCGACAGGCGGCTGGCCGTGCCGATCAGCAGCGCCGCGCCGCTATCGGCCAGGATATGGGCGACCTGCGCATGTTTGAGCAGCGGATTGATGGGGACATGAACAAGCCCCGCGCGCGGCGCGGCGAGCGGCATCAGCGCCGCGACCGGCCCCTTGGCCACCCAGCTCGCGACCCGCGCGCCGGGCGCGAGCCCAAAGCCCGCCAGCCATCCGGCGAGACGACCAAGCGCCTGTTCCAGTCCGGCATAGTCCTGCGCGCCCGATCGCCCCGCCAGCGCCGGCCGTTCCGGATCGCCACGCAGCAGCAGATGGTCTATCGGCTGCACATCGGCATCGTCGATTGGCGCCTTGGAAGCCAACAGGGGGTCGCTTAACGTCATGTCCAGATTTAGGTCCTAAGGGCAGCTAAGGTGCCGGGAGATAATAGGTTGCTAGTCCCAAGGGAATATCGGACGCTGTCGGAAGTGCGGTCGGCGATCGGCGGCCGGATGGACCGCGCCCATATCGACAGCCTGTTCGACCGGCTGGACTGGTTTGAAACATTGCACCCCCTTTGCCTTGGCGACACCCCGCTCAGGGTGTTCCAACAGAAAGAGGACGCCTGCGAGGCCTGGTTGTTCCTTCTCGCGCCCTCGGCTCGTCACCTGACCGCCCTTGCCAATTGGTATAGTTTCGCCTGGAGCCCGATTTTCCTGGGGTCGCCGGACGCGCGGCAACAGGCCCGGCTGCTGGAGAATATCGCCCGCCATCTGCTGCGCGAACAGGCGCAGATCAACCTCTATCCGCTCGCCCTGCCCGACCCGCTGGTCGATGCCTTTCGCCGCGCCGGCTGGTTCGCGGTGCAACGACCCATGGGCGGTCGCTACCTGCTGCATGTCGATGGCCGGGATTTCGCCAGCTATTGGGCGCTGCGCCCCGGCCGATTGCGCAACCAGGTGCGGCGCAAGGCCCGGCAGGGCCGTTACGACCTCCGCATCCATGACAAACTGACCGATACGCTGTGGCAGGATTATGTCGATGTGCAGGCGCATAGCTGGAAGGCGCCCGAGCCGGGCCTCAACTTCCTGCGCGTCCTGGCGCAGCGGGAAAGCGATGCCGGCACCTTGCGGCTGGGCTTTGCCCGGCTGGACGGCCGCGCCGTGGCGACCCAATTATGGACGGTGGAGCATGGCACGGCGCTGATCCACAAGCTGGCCCATGACAGCGCCCAGGACGAAGGATCGCCCGGCACCTTGCTGAGCCATGCGATGTTCGCCCATGCCATCGACCATGATCGGGTCGCGACGATCGATTATGGCACCGGTGACAATGGCTATAAGCGCGAGTGGATGGACGAGCGCATTCCCCTCCATCAGATCGACCTGTTCAATCCGCGCCGCGCATCCAGCTGGATTCCCGCCGCGCGCACCTGCATTTCCGCGCTTGTCGGATAGGCGGCGAGCCATTAGATAGCCGCCATCATGCGGGCGCAATCCACTCAGCCGGTCGACCGGACAGACGATATCGAAACCCTGGTGCGGGCGCTGCTGCGCGACGTGCTGAGCCTGTCGCAGGAGCGGGCCGATGCGTTCGAGGCCGACACGCCGCTGTTCGGCGCCCTGCCCGAGCTGGACTCGATGGCCGTCGCCGGCCTGCTCACCGAAATGGAAGATCGCTTCGACATCCTGATCGACGATGAGGATATCGACGGCGACACGTTCGAGACCTTCGGCACGCTGGTTGCCTTCCTGCGCGCCAAGCTGGGCGCTTAATCGCCACCACCGCCGCAACCGCCGCACCCTCCCCCACCGCAGCCACCTCCATCCGACGACGAGTCGGTGCTGCCGCCGCCATCCGATCCGCTTGTCCGACGCAGTTCATGATAGCTCGCCCAGCTTGAGCCGACGAACACCGTCGTTCCAAACAGGGCGACGGCCAACGCCATCTCCTCAGTCACCGGCGCGCGCTGCAGCCGCTCCGCTTTGGCACGCGCCGCCTGCAGTGTAGCAATGCCTTCGCGCGTGTGCTGGTCGACAATGGCGAAGCGAATGACGGCGCAGACCAGCGTGAAGATCAGAAAGATGACGAGGATGCCGACCGGCTTGTCGCGGGCCAGGCCGATCTGCCATTTGATCGCACCGAACAGCAACAGCGCTGCGAAAGGCAAGGTAGCCAGCAGGCGCAGGTGCAGCACCTCAGCCGCTTCCATCATCGCACCCTTGCGCTCTAGCGTAGCGCGAACAGGCTGCGCATAGTCGATGATCTCGGACCTGATGCGCCCCCAGCCGACCGGCCCCGGCAAAGCCAGCAGGCGCATTTCGGCGGCGGTACGCCCCTGCCCCGGATGTCGGGCGACCAGCTTGCGCCCGTCCTGGAGCGACATGCGTCCATCGGTCAGCAGCCGGGCTACCACGGTATCGACGAAGCGGACTGGTCCACCGGCCAGATAGGCCAGTTCATCCGGATCGGTCAGCCTGTGCCAGTGCCCCTGCGGGCGCAGGCCATGCGGGATGCTGAGGGACGCAATGAGCGCCAGCACGAAAAGGCCGGCATAAAGAGCAAGGAAGGGGCCGCCGGTCCAATCAAAAGGGCCAAGGGGCATGATGAAACGCCTTTCCGGTCCAGAGAAGGATAAGAAACAGGGCGAGGAGCACCGCCAGCCAGAAGGCAGGGCGGAGGACGGATCGCGACAGGATGAGGGCGTCGCGCGGATGGACGCGCCTGGCCCTTGGATCATCCAGCAGGCGCTGCGCCGCGCCGGGCCAGATGTCAGCCGGAGGACTGACGCCG
This window encodes:
- a CDS encoding phosphopantetheine-binding protein, with product MRAQSTQPVDRTDDIETLVRALLRDVLSLSQERADAFEADTPLFGALPELDSMAVAGLLTEMEDRFDILIDDEDIDGDTFETFGTLVAFLRAKLGA
- a CDS encoding GNAT family N-acetyltransferase; protein product: MLVPREYRTLSEVRSAIGGRMDRAHIDSLFDRLDWFETLHPLCLGDTPLRVFQQKEDACEAWLFLLAPSARHLTALANWYSFAWSPIFLGSPDARQQARLLENIARHLLREQAQINLYPLALPDPLVDAFRRAGWFAVQRPMGGRYLLHVDGRDFASYWALRPGRLRNQVRRKARQGRYDLRIHDKLTDTLWQDYVDVQAHSWKAPEPGLNFLRVLAQRESDAGTLRLGFARLDGRAVATQLWTVEHGTALIHKLAHDSAQDEGSPGTLLSHAMFAHAIDHDRVATIDYGTGDNGYKREWMDERIPLHQIDLFNPRRASSWIPAARTCISALVG
- a CDS encoding TIGR04222 domain-containing membrane protein, coding for MPLGPFDWTGGPFLALYAGLFVLALIASLSIPHGLRPQGHWHRLTDPDELAYLAGGPVRFVDTVVARLLTDGRMSLQDGRKLVARHPGQGRTAAEMRLLALPGPVGWGRIRSEIIDYAQPVRATLERKGAMMEAAEVLHLRLLATLPFAALLLFGAIKWQIGLARDKPVGILVIFLIFTLVCAVIRFAIVDQHTREGIATLQAARAKAERLQRAPVTEEMALAVALFGTTVFVGSSWASYHELRRTSGSDGGGSTDSSSDGGGCGGGGCGGCGGGGD